A region from the Acyrthosiphon pisum isolate AL4f chromosome A1, pea_aphid_22Mar2018_4r6ur, whole genome shotgun sequence genome encodes:
- the LOC100168172 gene encoding uncharacterized protein LOC100168172 isoform 3 (isoform 3 is encoded by transcript variant 3; The RefSeq protein has 1 substitution compared to this genomic sequence), giving the protein MSLGVSVPWRHQIGVKDLAAGDMSAPPPPAPPPLQYSGGTTQGGPPPPPPPPMLHSGHIPAIRIKTELNEPREIPSTIQNAMATKDKKPFTYLPGGLDLSEIRSPRMQRRLERNAQTPPSPEQVPQKSPDYQQQQEVKPNFEHKPVCNVRPASERVCLLPQVQHQPQLNKSPTPWMQKAAQIQPSPAPWTQNKKEYVDQVDKSEERVVPVRVEINKQIPTQPLKNNTNHSYDSEPIQGRSFKVLQQITEPKGMLYDGTQPYNSQSLPLSELRKLQLSDDDRSFMNRVKSQVDDDKFLHNETDPRYKGASIPSRSFRMLQTLTNSAPVPMDNNYKQSVPINNYVSVEPIESKMYVPPSERPVGSEPHKYTGGSIPSRSFRMLQAMTGQNNGNLGESDF; this is encoded by the exons GCATCAAATAGGAGTGAAAGACTTAGCCGCTGGAGATATGTCCGCACCACCCCCGCCAGCGCCACCACCACTGCAATATTCTG GAGGAACAACTCAAGGCGGTCCACCTCCACCACCGCCTCCACCAATGTTGCACAGTGGACACATTCCAGCTATTAGAATAAAAACTGag CTGAATGAACCTAGAGAAATACCATCTACCATACAAAATGCAATGGCTACCAAAGACAAAAAACCATTTACGTATCTTCCAGGTGGATTAGACTTGAGCGAGATCAGAAGTCCTCGAATGCAAAGGCGCTTAGAAAGAAATGCCCAGACTCCACCTAGCCCGGAACAAGTACCTCAAAAATCTCCTGACTATCAGCAACAACAAGAGGTGAAACCAAACTTTGAACATAAACCAGTGTGTAACGTGCGACCTGCCTCGGAAAGGGTATGCCTGTTGCCCCAAGTTCAGCATCAACCTCAGCTGAATAAGTCGCCCACTCCTTGGATGCAAAAGGCTGCACAAATTCAACCCTCTCCAGCTCCGTggacacaaaacaaaaaagaataTGTTGATCAg gtTGATAAATCAGAAGAACGAGTTGTACCCGTGCGAgttgaaattaataaacaaataccaaCACAACCATTGAAGAATAATACAAACCACTCGTATGATTCTGAACCGATACAAGGACGTTCATTTAAAGTGCTCCAACAAATTACCGAGCCAAAAG gcaTGCTTTATGATGGTACTCAGCCCTATAACAGCCAGTCTTTACCCTTATCGGAACTCAGAAAGTTGCAGTTAAGTGATGACGACCGATCTTTCATGAACAGGGTTAAATCTCAAG TTGACGATGATAAATTTTTACACAACGAAACGGACCCTCGTTACAAAGGTGCGTCGATTCCATCTAGAAGCTTTCGAATGTTGCAAACATTAACGAACTCTGCACctg TTCCGATGGATAGCAACTACAAACAATCGGTACCGATAAACAATTACGTATCAG TAGAACCTATAGAATCCAAAATGTATGTACCACCGTCAGAGAGACCTGTCGGCTCAGAACCGCATAAGTATACCGGTGGCTCTATACCATCCAGATCATTCAGGATGTTACAAGCTATGACTGGCCAAAATAACG GTAATTTAGGTGAATCTGACTTCTGA
- the LOC100168172 gene encoding uncharacterized protein LOC100168172 isoform 1 (isoform 1 is encoded by transcript variant 1; The RefSeq protein has 1 substitution compared to this genomic sequence): MTTTAAAEASKLDRTDPRVRKLVYNMYRNVLGNYNDKANAMLDALPEHQVTQDQGIDRQLSSILHQIGVKDLAAGDMSAPPPPAPPPLQYSGGTTQGGPPPPPPPPMLHSGHIPAIRIKTELNEPREIPSTIQNAMATKDKKPFTYLPGGLDLSEIRSPRMQRRLERNAQTPPSPEQVPQKSPDYQQQQEVKPNFEHKPVCNVRPASERVCLLPQVQHQPQLNKSPTPWMQKAAQIQPSPAPWTQNKKEYVDQVDKSEERVVPVRVEINKQIPTQPLKNNTNHSYDSEPIQGRSFKVLQQITEPKGMLYDGTQPYNSQSLPLSELRKLQLSDDDRSFMNRVKSQVDDDKFLHNETDPRYKGASIPSRSFRMLQTLTNSAPVPMDNNYKQSVPINNYVSVEPIESKMYVPPSERPVGSEPHKYTGGSIPSRSFRMLQAMTGQNNGNLGESDF, from the exons ATGACTACTACAGCTGCCGCCGAAGCGTCAAAATTGGACCGTACCGATCCCAGAGTGCGAAAACTTGTGTACAACATGTACAGAAACGTTTTGGGGAATTATAACGATAAAGCCAACGCTATGTTGGACGCGTTGCCGGAACACCAGGTGACCCAAGACCAAGGGATCGATCGACAGCTATCCAGTATATT GCATCAAATAGGAGTGAAAGACTTAGCCGCTGGAGATATGTCCGCACCACCCCCGCCAGCGCCACCACCACTGCAATATTCTG GAGGAACAACTCAAGGCGGTCCACCTCCACCACCGCCTCCACCAATGTTGCACAGTGGACACATTCCAGCTATTAGAATAAAAACTGag CTGAATGAACCTAGAGAAATACCATCTACCATACAAAATGCAATGGCTACCAAAGACAAAAAACCATTTACGTATCTTCCAGGTGGATTAGACTTGAGCGAGATCAGAAGTCCTCGAATGCAAAGGCGCTTAGAAAGAAATGCCCAGACTCCACCTAGCCCGGAACAAGTACCTCAAAAATCTCCTGACTATCAGCAACAACAAGAGGTGAAACCAAACTTTGAACATAAACCAGTGTGTAACGTGCGACCTGCCTCGGAAAGGGTATGCCTGTTGCCCCAAGTTCAGCATCAACCTCAGCTGAATAAGTCGCCCACTCCTTGGATGCAAAAGGCTGCACAAATTCAACCCTCTCCAGCTCCGTggacacaaaacaaaaaagaataTGTTGATCAg gtTGATAAATCAGAAGAACGAGTTGTACCCGTGCGAgttgaaattaataaacaaataccaaCACAACCATTGAAGAATAATACAAACCACTCGTATGATTCTGAACCGATACAAGGACGTTCATTTAAAGTGCTCCAACAAATTACCGAGCCAAAAG gcaTGCTTTATGATGGTACTCAGCCCTATAACAGCCAGTCTTTACCCTTATCGGAACTCAGAAAGTTGCAGTTAAGTGATGACGACCGATCTTTCATGAACAGGGTTAAATCTCAAG TTGACGATGATAAATTTTTACACAACGAAACGGACCCTCGTTACAAAGGTGCGTCGATTCCATCTAGAAGCTTTCGAATGTTGCAAACATTAACGAACTCTGCACctg TTCCGATGGATAGCAACTACAAACAATCGGTACCGATAAACAATTACGTATCAG TAGAACCTATAGAATCCAAAATGTATGTACCACCGTCAGAGAGACCTGTCGGCTCAGAACCGCATAAGTATACCGGTGGCTCTATACCATCCAGATCATTCAGGATGTTACAAGCTATGACTGGCCAAAATAACG GTAATTTAGGTGAATCTGACTTCTGA
- the LOC100168172 gene encoding uncharacterized protein LOC100168172 isoform X9, which translates to MTTTAAAEASKLDRTDPRVRKLVYNMYRNVLGNYNDKANAMLDALPEHQVTQDQGIDRQLSSILHQIGVKDLAAGDMSAPPPPAPPPLQYSGGTTQGGPPPPPPPPMLHSGHIPAIRIKTELNEPREIPSTIQNAMATKDKKPFTYLPGGLDLSEIRSPRMQRRLERNAQTPPSPEQVPQKSPDYQQQQEVKPNFEHKPVCNVRPASERVCLLPQVQHQPQLNKSPTPWMQKAAQIQPSPAPWTQNKKEYVDQVDKSEERVVPVRVEINKQIPTQPLKNNTNHSYDSEPIQGRSFKVLQQITEPKGMLYDGTQPYNSQSLPLSELRKLQLSDDDRSFMNRVKSQANNVDTENPRYRGGSIPSKIFKVLENSVPMDSNYKQSVPINNYVSVEPIESKMYVPPSERPVGSEPHKYTGGSIPSRSFRMLQAMTGQNNGNLGESDF; encoded by the exons ATGACTACTACAGCTGCCGCCGAAGCGTCAAAATTGGACCGTACCGATCCCAGAGTGCGAAAACTTGTGTACAACATGTACAGAAACGTTTTGGGGAATTATAACGATAAAGCCAACGCTATGTTGGACGCGTTGCCGGAACACCAGGTGACCCAAGACCAAGGGATCGATCGACAGCTATCCAGTATATT GCATCAAATAGGAGTGAAAGACTTAGCCGCTGGAGATATGTCCGCACCACCCCCGCCAGCGCCACCACCACTGCAATATTCTG GAGGAACAACTCAAGGCGGTCCACCTCCACCACCGCCTCCACCAATGTTGCACAGTGGACACATTCCAGCTATTAGAATAAAAACTGag CTGAATGAACCTAGAGAAATACCATCTACCATACAAAATGCAATGGCTACCAAAGACAAAAAACCATTTACGTATCTTCCAGGTGGATTAGACTTGAGCGAGATCAGAAGTCCTCGAATGCAAAGGCGCTTAGAAAGAAATGCCCAGACTCCACCTAGCCCGGAACAAGTACCTCAAAAATCTCCTGACTATCAGCAACAACAAGAGGTGAAACCAAACTTTGAACATAAACCAGTGTGTAACGTGCGACCTGCCTCGGAAAGGGTATGCCTGTTGCCCCAAGTTCAGCATCAACCTCAGCTGAATAAGTCGCCCACTCCTTGGATGCAAAAGGCTGCACAAATTCAACCCTCTCCAGCTCCGTggacacaaaacaaaaaagaataTGTTGATCAg gtTGATAAATCAGAAGAACGAGTTGTACCCGTGCGAgttgaaattaataaacaaataccaaCACAACCATTGAAGAATAATACAAACCACTCGTATGATTCTGAACCGATACAAGGACGTTCATTTAAAGTGCTCCAACAAATTACCGAGCCAAAAG gcaTGCTTTATGATGGTACTCAGCCCTATAACAGCCAGTCTTTACCCTTATCGGAACTCAGAAAGTTGCAGTTAAGTGATGACGACCGATCTTTCATGAACAGGGTTAAATCTCAAG CTAATAATGTAGACACAGAAAACCCAAGATATAGAGGCGGCTCTATACCTTCCAAGATATTCAAAGTTTTGGAAAATAGTG TTCCGATGGATAGCAACTACAAACAATCGGTACCGATAAACAATTACGTATCAG TAGAACCTATAGAATCCAAAATGTATGTACCACCGTCAGAGAGACCTGTCGGCTCAGAACCGCATAAGTATACCGGTGGCTCTATACCATCCAGATCATTCAGGATGTTACAAGCTATGACTGGCCAAAATAACG GTAATTTAGGTGAATCTGACTTCTGA
- the LOC100168172 gene encoding uncharacterized protein LOC100168172 isoform 2 (isoform 2 is encoded by transcript variant 2; The RefSeq protein has 1 substitution compared to this genomic sequence): MTTTAAAEASKLDRTDPRVRKLVYNMYRNVLGNYNDKANAMLDALPEHQVTQDQGIDRQLSSILHQIGVKDLAAGDMSAPPPPAPPPLQYSGGTTQGGPPPPPPPPMLHSGHIPAIRIKTELNEPREIPSTIQNAMATKDKKPFTYLPGGLDLSEIRSPRMQRRLERNAQTPPSPEQVPQKSPDYQQQQEVKPNFEHKPVCNVRPASERVCLLPQVQHQPQLNKSPTPWMQKAAQIQPSPAPWTQNKKEYVDQVDKSEERVVPVRVEINKQIPTQPLKNNTNHSYDSEPIQGRSFKVLQQITEPKGMLYDGTQPYNSQSLPLSELRKLQLSDDDRSFMNRVKSQANNVDTENPRYRGGSIPSKIFKVLENSVPMDNNYKQSVPINNYVSEPIESKMYVPPSERPVGSEPHKYTGGSIPSRSFRMLQAMTGQNNGNLGESDF, from the exons ATGACTACTACAGCTGCCGCCGAAGCGTCAAAATTGGACCGTACCGATCCCAGAGTGCGAAAACTTGTGTACAACATGTACAGAAACGTTTTGGGGAATTATAACGATAAAGCCAACGCTATGTTGGACGCGTTGCCGGAACACCAGGTGACCCAAGACCAAGGGATCGATCGACAGCTATCCAGTATATT GCATCAAATAGGAGTGAAAGACTTAGCCGCTGGAGATATGTCCGCACCACCCCCGCCAGCGCCACCACCACTGCAATATTCTG GAGGAACAACTCAAGGCGGTCCACCTCCACCACCGCCTCCACCAATGTTGCACAGTGGACACATTCCAGCTATTAGAATAAAAACTGag CTGAATGAACCTAGAGAAATACCATCTACCATACAAAATGCAATGGCTACCAAAGACAAAAAACCATTTACGTATCTTCCAGGTGGATTAGACTTGAGCGAGATCAGAAGTCCTCGAATGCAAAGGCGCTTAGAAAGAAATGCCCAGACTCCACCTAGCCCGGAACAAGTACCTCAAAAATCTCCTGACTATCAGCAACAACAAGAGGTGAAACCAAACTTTGAACATAAACCAGTGTGTAACGTGCGACCTGCCTCGGAAAGGGTATGCCTGTTGCCCCAAGTTCAGCATCAACCTCAGCTGAATAAGTCGCCCACTCCTTGGATGCAAAAGGCTGCACAAATTCAACCCTCTCCAGCTCCGTggacacaaaacaaaaaagaataTGTTGATCAg gtTGATAAATCAGAAGAACGAGTTGTACCCGTGCGAgttgaaattaataaacaaataccaaCACAACCATTGAAGAATAATACAAACCACTCGTATGATTCTGAACCGATACAAGGACGTTCATTTAAAGTGCTCCAACAAATTACCGAGCCAAAAG gcaTGCTTTATGATGGTACTCAGCCCTATAACAGCCAGTCTTTACCCTTATCGGAACTCAGAAAGTTGCAGTTAAGTGATGACGACCGATCTTTCATGAACAGGGTTAAATCTCAAG CTAATAATGTAGACACAGAAAACCCAAGATATAGAGGCGGCTCTATACCTTCCAAGATATTCAAAGTTTTGGAAAATAGTG TTCCGATGGATAGCAACTACAAACAATCGGTACCGATAAACAATTACGTATCAG AACCTATAGAATCCAAAATGTATGTACCACCGTCAGAGAGACCTGTCGGCTCAGAACCGCATAAGTATACCGGTGGCTCTATACCATCCAGATCATTCAGGATGTTACAAGCTATGACTGGCCAAAATAACG GTAATTTAGGTGAATCTGACTTCTGA
- the LOC100168172 gene encoding uncharacterized protein LOC100168172 isoform X8 yields MTTTAAAEASKLDRTDPRVRKLVYNMYRNVLGNYNDKANAMLDALPEHQVTQDQGIDRQLSSILHQIGVKDLAAGDMSAPPPPAPPPLQYSGGTTQGGPPPPPPPPMLHSGHIPAIRIKTELNEPREIPSTIQNAMATKDKKPFTYLPGGLDLSEIRSPRMQRRLERNAQTPPSPEQVPQKSPDYQQQQEVKPNFEHKPVCNVRPASERVCLLPQVQHQPQLNKSPTPWMQKAAQIQPSPAPWTQNKKEYVDQVDKSEERVVPVRVEINKQIPTQPLKNNTNHSYDSEPIQGRSFKVLQQITEPKGMLYDGTQPYNSQSLPLSELRKLQLSDDDRSFMNRVKSQVDDDKFLHNETDPRYKGASIPSRSFRMLQTLTNSAPVPMDSNYKQSVPINNYVSEPIESKMYVPPSERPVGSEPHKYTGGSIPSRSFRMLQAMTGQNNGNLGESDF; encoded by the exons ATGACTACTACAGCTGCCGCCGAAGCGTCAAAATTGGACCGTACCGATCCCAGAGTGCGAAAACTTGTGTACAACATGTACAGAAACGTTTTGGGGAATTATAACGATAAAGCCAACGCTATGTTGGACGCGTTGCCGGAACACCAGGTGACCCAAGACCAAGGGATCGATCGACAGCTATCCAGTATATT GCATCAAATAGGAGTGAAAGACTTAGCCGCTGGAGATATGTCCGCACCACCCCCGCCAGCGCCACCACCACTGCAATATTCTG GAGGAACAACTCAAGGCGGTCCACCTCCACCACCGCCTCCACCAATGTTGCACAGTGGACACATTCCAGCTATTAGAATAAAAACTGag CTGAATGAACCTAGAGAAATACCATCTACCATACAAAATGCAATGGCTACCAAAGACAAAAAACCATTTACGTATCTTCCAGGTGGATTAGACTTGAGCGAGATCAGAAGTCCTCGAATGCAAAGGCGCTTAGAAAGAAATGCCCAGACTCCACCTAGCCCGGAACAAGTACCTCAAAAATCTCCTGACTATCAGCAACAACAAGAGGTGAAACCAAACTTTGAACATAAACCAGTGTGTAACGTGCGACCTGCCTCGGAAAGGGTATGCCTGTTGCCCCAAGTTCAGCATCAACCTCAGCTGAATAAGTCGCCCACTCCTTGGATGCAAAAGGCTGCACAAATTCAACCCTCTCCAGCTCCGTggacacaaaacaaaaaagaataTGTTGATCAg gtTGATAAATCAGAAGAACGAGTTGTACCCGTGCGAgttgaaattaataaacaaataccaaCACAACCATTGAAGAATAATACAAACCACTCGTATGATTCTGAACCGATACAAGGACGTTCATTTAAAGTGCTCCAACAAATTACCGAGCCAAAAG gcaTGCTTTATGATGGTACTCAGCCCTATAACAGCCAGTCTTTACCCTTATCGGAACTCAGAAAGTTGCAGTTAAGTGATGACGACCGATCTTTCATGAACAGGGTTAAATCTCAAG TTGACGATGATAAATTTTTACACAACGAAACGGACCCTCGTTACAAAGGTGCGTCGATTCCATCTAGAAGCTTTCGAATGTTGCAAACATTAACGAACTCTGCACctg TTCCGATGGATAGCAACTACAAACAATCGGTACCGATAAACAATTACGTATCAG AACCTATAGAATCCAAAATGTATGTACCACCGTCAGAGAGACCTGTCGGCTCAGAACCGCATAAGTATACCGGTGGCTCTATACCATCCAGATCATTCAGGATGTTACAAGCTATGACTGGCCAAAATAACG GTAATTTAGGTGAATCTGACTTCTGA
- the LOC100168172 gene encoding uncharacterized protein LOC100168172 isoform X10 — MSLGVSVPWRHQIGVKDLAAGDMSAPPPPAPPPLQYSGGTTQGGPPPPPPPPMLHSGHIPAIRIKTELNEPREIPSTIQNAMATKDKKPFTYLPGGLDLSEIRSPRMQRRLERNAQTPPSPEQVPQKSPDYQQQQEVKPNFEHKPVCNVRPASERVCLLPQVQHQPQLNKSPTPWMQKAAQIQPSPAPWTQNKKEYVDQVDKSEERVVPVRVEINKQIPTQPLKNNTNHSYDSEPIQGRSFKVLQQITEPKGMLYDGTQPYNSQSLPLSELRKLQLSDDDRSFMNRVKSQVDDDKFLHNETDPRYKGASIPSRSFRMLQTLTNSAPVPMDSNYKQSVPINNYVSEPIESKMYVPPSERPVGSEPHKYTGGSIPSRSFRMLQAMTGQNNGNLGESDF, encoded by the exons GCATCAAATAGGAGTGAAAGACTTAGCCGCTGGAGATATGTCCGCACCACCCCCGCCAGCGCCACCACCACTGCAATATTCTG GAGGAACAACTCAAGGCGGTCCACCTCCACCACCGCCTCCACCAATGTTGCACAGTGGACACATTCCAGCTATTAGAATAAAAACTGag CTGAATGAACCTAGAGAAATACCATCTACCATACAAAATGCAATGGCTACCAAAGACAAAAAACCATTTACGTATCTTCCAGGTGGATTAGACTTGAGCGAGATCAGAAGTCCTCGAATGCAAAGGCGCTTAGAAAGAAATGCCCAGACTCCACCTAGCCCGGAACAAGTACCTCAAAAATCTCCTGACTATCAGCAACAACAAGAGGTGAAACCAAACTTTGAACATAAACCAGTGTGTAACGTGCGACCTGCCTCGGAAAGGGTATGCCTGTTGCCCCAAGTTCAGCATCAACCTCAGCTGAATAAGTCGCCCACTCCTTGGATGCAAAAGGCTGCACAAATTCAACCCTCTCCAGCTCCGTggacacaaaacaaaaaagaataTGTTGATCAg gtTGATAAATCAGAAGAACGAGTTGTACCCGTGCGAgttgaaattaataaacaaataccaaCACAACCATTGAAGAATAATACAAACCACTCGTATGATTCTGAACCGATACAAGGACGTTCATTTAAAGTGCTCCAACAAATTACCGAGCCAAAAG gcaTGCTTTATGATGGTACTCAGCCCTATAACAGCCAGTCTTTACCCTTATCGGAACTCAGAAAGTTGCAGTTAAGTGATGACGACCGATCTTTCATGAACAGGGTTAAATCTCAAG TTGACGATGATAAATTTTTACACAACGAAACGGACCCTCGTTACAAAGGTGCGTCGATTCCATCTAGAAGCTTTCGAATGTTGCAAACATTAACGAACTCTGCACctg TTCCGATGGATAGCAACTACAAACAATCGGTACCGATAAACAATTACGTATCAG AACCTATAGAATCCAAAATGTATGTACCACCGTCAGAGAGACCTGTCGGCTCAGAACCGCATAAGTATACCGGTGGCTCTATACCATCCAGATCATTCAGGATGTTACAAGCTATGACTGGCCAAAATAACG GTAATTTAGGTGAATCTGACTTCTGA
- the LOC100168172 gene encoding uncharacterized protein LOC100168172 isoform X7 — MSLGVSVPWRHQIGVKDLAAGDMSAPPPPAPPPLQYSGGTTQGGPPPPPPPPMLHSGHIPAIRIKTELNEPREIPSTIQNAMATKDKKPFTYLPGGLDLSEIRSPRMQRRLERNAQTPPSPEQVPQKSPDYQQQQEVKPNFEHKPVCNVRPASERVCLLPQVQHQPQLNKSPTPWMQKAAQIQPSPAPWTQNKKEYVDQVDKSEERVVPVRVEINKQIPTQPLKNNTNHSYDSEPIQGRSFKVLQQITEPKGMLYDGTQPYNSQSLPLSELRKLQLSDDDRSFMNRVKSQVDDDKFLHNETDPRYKGASIPSRSFRMLQTLTNSAPVPMDSNYKQSVPINNYVSVEPIESKMYVPPSERPVGSEPHKYTGGSIPSRSFRMLQAMTGQNNEEEEQQQQNDLQNLQSHTPYPFLCPEFWQHYNYLKEFHDWHCTGSESVTDQQQYHEDHQQQQYHHNPHHQQQQQQYKQQQPIIQQSVQTGVASAAETTVAYAGHVLNTIAEEEAADDENVCSPYSDDTDSSDCEVTVTVKLPSKKAAAETKVGGAVQEQAKASSPVDFWQQINDSAGVPADTSTSDSGDECSDDGEPSDVVCQPENLLQKPSGADCPTENLLHKPSGVVCQPENLLQKPSDAACPPDDEEVGDCRQPSDREDDDADSGITTTSSADMASRPTSDKDVIDSGRIEGVSVGSKKYQRTCTHSRLFDFLQRDDDDDDDDDDDDGADSSNGANSSNGTDGRNKPPQSCTSGYSSAATTPSTPSAVGRSRTYESDLARTEYDSYYKSWEYACPYFGYDILPSKAFKTIVAACKSPTTAAAGTTTRFKCPKIPNGEDGS; from the exons GCATCAAATAGGAGTGAAAGACTTAGCCGCTGGAGATATGTCCGCACCACCCCCGCCAGCGCCACCACCACTGCAATATTCTG GAGGAACAACTCAAGGCGGTCCACCTCCACCACCGCCTCCACCAATGTTGCACAGTGGACACATTCCAGCTATTAGAATAAAAACTGag CTGAATGAACCTAGAGAAATACCATCTACCATACAAAATGCAATGGCTACCAAAGACAAAAAACCATTTACGTATCTTCCAGGTGGATTAGACTTGAGCGAGATCAGAAGTCCTCGAATGCAAAGGCGCTTAGAAAGAAATGCCCAGACTCCACCTAGCCCGGAACAAGTACCTCAAAAATCTCCTGACTATCAGCAACAACAAGAGGTGAAACCAAACTTTGAACATAAACCAGTGTGTAACGTGCGACCTGCCTCGGAAAGGGTATGCCTGTTGCCCCAAGTTCAGCATCAACCTCAGCTGAATAAGTCGCCCACTCCTTGGATGCAAAAGGCTGCACAAATTCAACCCTCTCCAGCTCCGTggacacaaaacaaaaaagaataTGTTGATCAg gtTGATAAATCAGAAGAACGAGTTGTACCCGTGCGAgttgaaattaataaacaaataccaaCACAACCATTGAAGAATAATACAAACCACTCGTATGATTCTGAACCGATACAAGGACGTTCATTTAAAGTGCTCCAACAAATTACCGAGCCAAAAG gcaTGCTTTATGATGGTACTCAGCCCTATAACAGCCAGTCTTTACCCTTATCGGAACTCAGAAAGTTGCAGTTAAGTGATGACGACCGATCTTTCATGAACAGGGTTAAATCTCAAG TTGACGATGATAAATTTTTACACAACGAAACGGACCCTCGTTACAAAGGTGCGTCGATTCCATCTAGAAGCTTTCGAATGTTGCAAACATTAACGAACTCTGCACctg TTCCGATGGATAGCAACTACAAACAATCGGTACCGATAAACAATTACGTATCAG TAGAACCTATAGAATCCAAAATGTATGTACCACCGTCAGAGAGACCTGTCGGCTCAGAACCGCATAAGTATACCGGTGGCTCTATACCATCCAGATCATTCAGGATGTTACAAGCTATGACTGGCCAAAATAACG aAGAAGaagaacaacaacaacaaaatgacTTACAAAACCTGCAATCGCATACCCCTTATCCTTTTCTCTGTCCCGAATTTTGGCAACATTACAATTATCTAAAGGAATTTCACGACTGGCACTGCACCGGTTCTGAGTCTGTGACAGATCAGCAACAATACCACGAAGACcaccaacaacaacaatatcaCCACAACCCCCAccaccaacaacaacaacaacaatataaacaaCAACAACCCATAATACAGCAATCGGTGCAGACTGGCGTCGCGTCGGCGGCAGAAACCACCGTGGCGTATGCCGGCCACGTGTTGAACACCATCGCCGAAGAAGAAGCCGCCGACGACGAGAACGTCTGTTCACCGTACAGCGACGATACCGACTCAAGCGACTGCGAAGTGACGGTGACGGTGAAATTGCCGTCGAAGAAAGCTGCCGCCGAGACAAAGGTGGGTGGGGCAGTACAAGAACAGGCGAAGGCTAGTTCGCCGGTGGACTTTTGGCAGCAAATTAACGACAGTGCAGGTGTGCCGGCCGACACGTCTACGTCGGACAGCGGAGACGAGTGTTCGGATGACGGAGAGCCTTCGGACGTCGTTTGTCAGCCGGAGAACTTGCTGCAGAAGCCGTCGGGCGCCGATTGTCCTACGGAGAACCTGTTGCACAAGCCGTCGGGGGTCGTTTGTCAGCCGGAGAACCTGCTGCAGAAGCCGTCGGACGCCGCTTGTCCACCGGACGACGAGGAGGTCGGCGACTGCCGCCAACCGTCGGATCGCGAAGACGATGACGCCGATTCGGGCATCACGACGACATCGTCGGCCGACATGGCGAGCCGACCGACCTCCGACAAAGACGTGATCGATAGTGGCAGAATCGAAGGCGTCAGCGTCGGTTCAAAGAAATACCAAAGAACGTGCACGCACTCGCGACTCTTCGATTTCTTGCagcgcgacgacgacgatgacgacgacgacgacgacgatgacggtGCAGACTCCAGCAACGGTGCGAACTCCAGCAACGGTACGGACGGGAGAAACAAACCGCCGCAGTCATGCACTTCCGGTTATTCATCGGCGGCCACCACACCGTCCACGCCTTCGGCGGTCGGCAGGAGCCGGACTTACGAATCGGATTTGGCCCGGACGGAATACGACAGTTACTACAAGAGTTGGGAGTACGCATGCCCATACTTCGGATACGATATACTGCCGTCGAAGGCGTTCAAGACCATCGTGGCGGCCTGCAAGTCCCCGACTACTGCAGCCGCGGGCACCACCACCAGGTTCAAGTGTCCCAAAATTCCTAACGGAGAAGACGGATCTTAA